CGTCGCTTAATGCCAGAAAACTGCAACTGATTGTCACCAAAATCTATGTGGACATCTCCACTTATGCTCCCttccacctctgaaaatatcaaaacaagAGCCGCAATATTATGGATTCTATGGACGTGGAGCTTTTTCCTCATTGagcaatgttaagctttttctgCAAGCAAGCGCCTATGGAGAGGAAAACACTTTTACGGCcataaaaatccaaaatcattCCACTATTTTtcgaggttgaagtgggcatggGTAGAGATGTGGGtgtacattttggtgatgattgataGCAGTTTTTGGACATGAAGTGAAGTTAAGCTTTTTTACGTTAAGCATTTTAGACTGTCCCCTCTATTTTCACTGCAGCTTTCTGCTACCAAGACGGGTAGCGATGAAGCTGTTTTGAGGCCTATAATCTGAATTTCCCTTTCAACGCAAAGTAATCCATTTGAGTGGACGTGGGTCAAGTTGCATCTGGAGCAGACTCAGTGTAAAAtaatgagtttgtttttgtgtgttttgggtcagaTTGACACGCATGATATATGTTTTTTGTATTGCCGTCAAGTGCCAAAACCGGCTCGAGGCGGTTGCGGCCGAGCCCACCTGCTTGTTCATAAAGATGTAGATGAAGGGGTTGACCACCGTGGACGACTTGGCCAGCAGCGACGGCAGGACGCCGGCCTCCGGGCCGAGGGGGTCGCCTGGGCCCAGGGTGGCCATCAGGGCCACCGCGCCGTAGGGCAGCCAGCAGACCAGGTAGCAGACCACCATGGTCAGCACCATGACCAGAACCCGCTGCTCCCGCCGCCGCGTCACCACCGAGCTGCCGCTGCGCACCTGCAAGACGGAGCGAACTGAATGCAAATGCCATAAATGCCTTGCGGCACCAcccaaaaatacacaagaaaaatTGCACGGCACCGTATCGGACTgtataaaaacctttttttgggaaaaaaaaggtttctgcaGTTTAGAAATGATCGTCACGGTGATTTCAAGCTGGAATTCAATGGACATCATTGACTTCTTCTCAGCAGGCACTTTCTTATGGTTAGAAAATATTAACTCATTTAGCAAAATACTAGCtcaacaaatggaaaaatgcaAGACATAGTTGCACTAAACCCTCCTTAAATGATGGCAGATGTACAATTAGATTTTAAAGGAAGAACATTTGTCATGAAGTGCTACTGGAAGTACGAAAACGTCGCGGGAGCGCAAAGACAACGAGGCGAAGTTTGGCTTGGATCGAGTTAGTGTTGAACTCCCTGACAAGTTCCCCAGTTGTCATGCCAACGACAAGTTTTAATAAGGTTTACGTTGCAAAACCAGAGACGGTCGGTGAGTTGAAAGAAGAAATTGGAACACAATGTCAACATTTGAATAATGACCAACACGCAGGAATGAGCAGAATAGAACACGGggaaaattacattatttttactttcatgCCATTCAGGAATTTGttcccattttctttctttctcctatGGTGACTTTCTTCCGATGTCTGATTGGCTCAAAGTGCCTCACCGTCTCGGGGTAGCCTGCCACTTGTTACTTTCAATATCGACAACCttcgtactgtatgtgtgacgCTAGCCTGAGTTTTAGACTTGACTTGACGCTCAATAAGTCATCTTTTGGTCCATGAGTTGAACCATTATAGCCCATTAGCGAGGGAGCctaagcaggaaaaaaaaagccatcacATTAGCGCTCCATTTGATACGGTTCCGACAACCTTCAGGCTCTACATGAATGAGCTTGAGCGCATCAGTGGCATTTTCTACTCGCGGAATTGATTTCGCTGCGGTTGATGTGTCGACAAGCGTTCCGTAGAAACGGCTCACTTAAAGTGGAGCCAATATTGGAGAGTGTGACGGTTAACacccaaggaaaaaaaaaatttgacgtTTAACCCTAAAGCTAACTCTAAATATAATCCAACCCAAACACCTTAACCTCCTCAACTCCTCCAAGCAGCGTTTTAAGGACCCTTCCGTTTTCCCACGCAGTTAGAagcatatgtattttttttgaaggACTCCAACCCAATCTTAAGAGATTCAATAATTGATTACGAGGTATTTCCGTGAAACTGGAAATCGCTGCGTGCGAGTGTAAAGCATCTCTGCGCCAAAAACAAGCAGTGCTGATGTTTGAGATGCAGGGACGTCAATGAAATGAGTCAGAGGTCGCAAACAGACCTCCACTAATTGGATTGGAGTACTTGATCGGATTTTGTCTCGTTAAGATAACGAGTCAACCcctgattgattaattaatggaaaaaataagGTCTCCCAACACATTTGTGCAAACATTACATGGTCTTGGAGGTAAACAGAAGGATTCACACAACAACAGTGCACAACAAAATCATCCAGGCTTTAAATGCTGGTCTGTGTGCAAACTTAATGATAACCACCGTATGTGCTGCGTGCGTTGGTCGCCGTGGTTACGGGTggcaataaatgtaaatgtgcagTGTTCAGCAAGATGAAGAGCTGCCTTATGTGACTTATCACCTGCCAATCACAcaccatttacatttacatttgatttcagAACGATTATGGCTGGCCCTGctgttttggattatttttgCAGTCAATTAGAAGTTATTGTCACTTTTCCAACACCACAAAAGAGTGAGAATAAAAACAGCAGGTTCACAAACAcagaatataaaatgaaaatgctaAATGGGCCGCAGTCTTTTGTCGGGCTGTCAGTCACACTCAAGCGATGGACAATGAAGAAGAGCATCATGCACAATTTACACATGaccttcataaaaacaaaatgcacttACTTCATTATGAGGCATTAGGCACATGGCATGCGGAACAAAAGCATaactaagcaaagcaaagcacatttatttatgcaGCACATTTCATACGCAAGGCgcgttacatgattaaaagcattttagaaaaaaggaaaaaaaaactgcttgtcaacatttaaaacaaagagaaaaatagttGCAGTCCGGCGAGGGCGGCGAGTCGAGCGTCCTCCGTAAATCTTAGCAGCTTTCAAAACCTCAAACGCCGATGCGGAGTCGTAAAGTCGATTCGTTGACGGGTCGGTTCAACCCTTAATTCATACGGGATAAAAAGGAGACCGATTTAAACCTATACTTGTACGAATTGACCTCGGAAAGTTGCTATCAGCAAATCTCTAATCTGCTCATATTTTGTCCACAGGCTTGTGCTTATCGGCTCTCGTTCAAATCTGCTTCTTGTTTACATACGGTACAGCACATGGCGGGCAAGCGACAGCCCGTGGGCCGTGTCCCAGCCCACCACAGGATTTTGTGCATTTCGCTCCAATTAAAATCAAACCCCCAAAACATTCCATCTGCAATTGCGCAGAATATATAACTGTTGTAACATACTTTCCCCTAAACATAGCGCGGCCCTCGGAGGGGCTAATGGACTGGATGCGTCCCATATACAAACGACTTACTGATAAATAATTGAATTCTGTACGGCCCCAAACTATAGCTCATCGAGTACTTAATTAGAACATTAGTAGTTAATGAGACGCTACGCTCATATTTGGGCCAATTGTTCCCCATATGCACAAATTAGTCCGATATACTGAGAACTGTTGTCAGTCCAGTTCCTGGTAGCCAAGCGTGACCCCCATCATGCAAACATTTCACGGAAAAAGGTGTTACAATTATTCATCGTATTCTACGGATTGAAAGGTAAAATTCAAACGCCACCAAATGCTGACAATGTGTTAATTCATAGCAAATGTATACAAACATTTAGTCTTAAACATTATTCGGACTATTCTGTCAACCAAATGGCATTTTGGGGTCTTTAATGCACTAAAAACCTCACTGAGTGttgccctttttcttttttctttctttttgtatcTGTCGTGGCAAACGATAAAGTCAACTTTGCAAATTTGACTGGTTGTTTAAAATTTTGAGATGTTTAActttgagaataaagtcttacaggttgttttgtttttgtttgtcgtATACGAGGTAACGTATAAGTAACAGACCATCGAAGATTCCTTGACTTTAATTTGGAGGAGACATTAATAAGACATATTCCTCTGACTGCTCCTTTCCAATCGTGAAAAGAGTTGATTCAAAAGTTATTGCGTAATTGTGTAGCATCATTTTGTGTTGTACTCTCTACTTTCAAAAGAGGAAcaaaaatgaatcaataaataGCTAGTTTGACCATTTCCCAGGGTCGTGGGCTGCAAATCCAAGactttgcatgttttgggggtttgattttttttctctaatcCGCTTCAACCGAAAGACACATTCCTGAACCCTCACCGTGAAATCTTTGTCAGGCCAGCAAAAGATTAGCCCGCAGGGATTAGCATTTCTCGCTAACCGAAATGCAAGATCAAGTTCAAGCTGGAAAACATGAGATCATTCTCTGTTAAAAGCAAGCAAGCGTCATtaagttttggttttttttttttttttttcccagagaaTCTTTTTCcaaaattgtataaaaaaaaaaaaaaaaaaaaactttcagatgaaaataaatgacttggCAAAGCCAAACAGTAAGCCCCAATCCCCCAAAATCTGTTGAGTTGTACAGAGCAAGTATCGTGTTCAATTCGAACAAACCTAAACACTTTATACACGagctcacaaaagtgagtacacacCTCACATTCAAAATAACGCAACACGCAGCCATTAATGTTTaaaccgctggcaacaaaagtgagtacaccccaaGGTGAAAATGTCACtcaaccccccccaccccccacctggTGTCATGTGACTCATTAGCGTAACAAGGTCTCTGGTGTGAATTGGGAGGAGGTGTGTTATATCTGGCGCGCAAGAAAGCCCGCAAACACTTTGCTGAAGACAAGCAGACGAAAGATGCGGATTACCGGAACCGTGTCCTGCGGtccgatgagaccaagatggacTTCTTTGACTCGGATGGCGTCAAGcgacaatttggacattttcacgaAGGCGTGTACTCGCTTTCGATCAGAGACACGTTCCCTCGTGGATATGAGACTTCCCGTACCACCCCGCAAGAACCAAatggttcatttttttcctgttttggcaatcgctctgccttggtcaaatgacgtGGGAGGTTTTGCGTACGAGCGGTGCCATCGTTTCGAACTCCAAGAAGGCACTGGACCGAGATCTCAGCTGCCGATGTTCTCCGAGCTGCTCGTCCCTCACCTGTCTGATGGCGAGCAGCAGCTTTCCGTAGGAGAAGACGATGACGCCGAAAGGCAGCACCAGACAGAAGGCGAACAGGCACAGCACGTACGAGACGTTGTTGGCCGTCCGCGAGCGCCAGTCCACCGAACACGTGGTGCCGGGACCCTCGGGCCCGTAGCGGCTCCAGCCCAGCAGGGGGGGCACAGTCCAGGCCACGGAGTAGAACCAGGAGAAGCAGATGCCGCCCAGCGCGGGACGGAAGTCGCGGCCGTCCGCCACGTTGGCCACCGTCATGGTGCAGTAGCGCTCGTACGACAGCACGGCCAGAGAGATGAGCGACACGATGCCTGAGAAGCAGAAAGAAAGTCCATCTCATTTACCGGGAAACGTGGACATACAACTTGCCCAATATGTCCCCCCTCACACCCGCTTTCATAATCCACACACAATttattccgtgaccacactttccccattgaaacgaATGTGATTCCGTTGCAGCCTCCCCACAACGCCGACACATTTTTCTCACAGGTTTTTCGAATAAGGAAAATGGCACTCTGAAACAGTTTccatcatgataattcaatgggcgTTGTACTGCTGCTTCTGCTTTGCAGGCTGtggccaccagggggaagtataatacatatacacacacattacacaTGGATTTTGCAACGAAACACAGAAGAAGACTGTCGCAAGTCAGTCAAGTGCAGATAAGACGTCAgcgttagaaaaaaataaaaataaatcattcagAAGTCCAATTTTTGCTTGCACATTTTGAGTCACAACAAGTGAAGTTGCccgagtgaagtgaaaatattcataatcataataataaaaaaagaagaccccggtgtcagaaagcttggccATTGTGGGTCCCATTTTAGTATAATTTTTGTCCAGTTGCATGGATTAATTTTAAGTCCATttgcatgtattattattacttttgtcgcTTTCAAGTGATTTTAGTGACCAGTGACAGCTCTTTTATTGGATTGgtgaaagatttttttattttttttcaacaaccaACATCAGTCCTCCTGGTCTGAGTCCTTTTGTTGCTGATTgcttggagtttttttttttgggggggggggcggtagGCTAATTAGCTTCATGCTGTATTACAGCCACTGACTGATATCGTCGTTCCATTTCGAACCGATGTGAACTGATGGTGGCCAGAAATTGTGACATCCGCTGGCGCTGTCTAGCGGTGGAGGTCTGAAAGCGCTCATACTGTATCTCAGATAtttgctcgtatctcaagacaaaaaaaaacacgcaaaaaATCGTCCAATCAACGAATCGcatcttgaaaaacttgtatGTCGAGGCACTTGTCAATTGCAAGTATAAAAGGTGGTAATGTAGTAAGAACatataaaaattacattttgaggTTGTTTTAAAACCTGAGCATTGTGCAAACGATTCTGAAGTGTtaaaaattatgattattattattaataatgacgAGCTGATGTTAGTTAAAAACGTTATACAGTGTAACAgcgaaaaattttttttttttttaatcttggcCATGAACAAGCTGGAAGggtaataaaatcaaataagctacttttattatttttattattattattattattattattattattattgtgtgtttgttgttgttgttgtagtcgTGTTCTAATTGGGTTGGTGGTTGAATTTGCCGCTGATCGATCCGGACCGCTTTAACCGCTTTGTTTACATTCTGTAACTCAAAACTACAGCAAAATCTTGTGGCCGTAATAGaacaatgtgtgttttttgtgttatttttgcaTTGAAGTGCCATAGCACGAGGCTCCGACTCCACTTTTAAAAGCCCAAAAGTGTCCAAGCTGAGCCACGGGCCGACGTGTACAAACGacctccattttcttttctcagcACCGCTAATGGTTTGCGACCCGGGTGCTGGCGTTGACTCAAACGCAGCCCGTTCTGATCCTCCGCTTGGGGATTTTAATGGGCTTTCCACCTCAAGCCCAATTCTTCTTGCCCCCCCCGCTCCAGAGGGGCTAAATGAAGCGAGCCGGGCCAGCGTCCCTCTGCTGAGTCAGCAAAAGGCCTAATCATGGCTCAGTGTTCTCTCTGTAGCCAATTCGCTTCATTTATCACAAGTTgaacgtcttcttcttcttccccacTGCTGCACGGCGCAGCTCGATCACAAGTTGTCGGTGCCACTCAATTAGCAGGTCACTTGCTTCTCATTTGGGCGTCACACAAACAAGAGCCTTGCTTGCTGCAATCGGGAAAGGAAGTGACGGACTTCCCGCAGACTTTTTGGGGTTAAACACGAACAAGTGCATGACAAACGTTAAACATGCGGCGTGTCTGTCTGCACCAACGACTTGAACAATAAGTGTTACGCATACTCACAACCTttgatttacagtacattatgtCCACATATACagtccatttttaaaataacatttgaccaaattagggtttaagcaaaaaaaaaaaaggcacagtgtATGTTCTTATTTGCGTACATACGACaacaatattttaacaaatatggtGGGATTTGTGATCAATTatgaatctgttccagacaGTCTGACGGAAACCAAATCATACGAAATCCGAAGCAATATTTCCaacaggaaataatgtaaacccaattaatccattccagacaCCCTAAAATTTAGGGTGTCTGATTGTCTCTAATTTTATTAGAGACAATCTATAggtttacacacaaaaaacgcgtgaaataaatataaatgactaaTGAAGTGGATAACTGATTGTTTAACAACACTTTTCCCATTCTTGAAGACGCTTGATGACGTACACAGCAAGCTTATTTTCAAGGATGCGTCATGTATTTAGAAAGAGATGTCTGACTTAACTTTCCAGGGTCCTTAAGTAAAGACTGACAACTTTGTGCTCCAAGTTGCCGCACGCCAATTGTGGCGGACAATGTCTCATTATCGCGCTAGCAAACCTCGACTCTCCGAGGTCAACGAGAATACACTGAGggtgggcaaaagtattgggacacacccACCCACCTATCGACAAGAAATTGTTCCGAAACGTTGCCCTTAattctgctagcttaatgctaaccctAACACAtcatgggaaatgccatagacttGTGCTAACACATAGAGTCTACGCGTGAGTTATAACCCttaaagcaacagatatttgaaccaaaaaaaaaagtgaaaaaaagtatACCGCCCCCACGTGGCCAAGGTACGCACACCGGAAGGAGCACATTTTCGCTGATTAAAATGCGTGTGAATTGGTTTTGGAAACGGAAAATGCAATAATTGTAGTTTTCGTTATGTTGTTAAATCTCACAAGTTTAACCCTGCTGTTACTGTATGAAGCATCTGCAAATGACTTTCCTCTCCAGATCCAGTGTGTGTAGTCACAATGGTGGTCTTATCTGCTTCTATATGATGAGCATTTTctaataaaacctttttttttaggggggtggGGTAGAGATATTTCTATATATGTTTTGTGATGATTTGGTTTTGTCAACATTACGTTCAAGCTGAGTCACTCCGCCACCCGAGTTGTCGTCATCTTGCATTTCCCGGAAATGACTTTCTTTCTGCTTCTGCTTGGCAAAAAATGGCCACAGAGTGAGCGCTtatagcgccacctgttgcCTCGGCATGGACTCGCTAgcctaaaaatgcattttcatgtgcatgcatccATTTATTTGGGTTCAAGAGATGCCGCTCCCAGCAACTTTTTtacttgttgtgtgtgtgttttaaataacTAATGTATACAGCATATGTAGCAAATCAAAGCATGTTGGCACGCTAAATGTTTGCCAACTAAGCACGGCATGGTGTTTCCTGGTGAGATTCTTCAAGAAAGTCATATGCGCACCGTTTATTCGAGGTGACTGAAAATCTCCTCCGGGACCCCGATCCGAGGTCGTCATGCTCGTAATGTTTTGCTCGTCTTCAAAGCAGCGCGCACTCACCCAAGCAGGCGTTGACGAAGCCGTACCACACGCAGCCGGCGCGTCCGATCAGCCAGCGGCCGCGGACGCTGGCGGCGAAGCTGAAGGGCGTCCCGAGCACGCTGACCAGCAGGTCGCTGACCGAGATGCTCACCAGCAGCAGGTTGATGGGCGTGCGCAGGGCCCGGTAGCGCAAGAACACGGCCAGCACCGCCGAGTTGCACACGAAGCCCAGCGTGCCGATCAAGCCCAAGCACGCGGCCACCAGCGCGTGACCCGTCGGGCTGAgcgacggcgacggcgacggcggTGGCGGCGAGCCGGACACCTCCGCCgtcaccgccgccgccgccgccgccgggcaCTGCGCGCAGCTCAGGCTCACGTTGGACGAGTCGATCATGCCGCCGCAGAGTtccgagccgagccgagccgagtTCGGGAGCCTTCGGTTCTTGCCATACGGACGAAGAGGAGCGAGAGGAGGGGAaacgtccgtccgtccgttcgTCCGTCCTGTGCGCCTTTTACGCACGGGCCGGGCGGGTTCGTGTGGCTGCTGCTGAGCGGCTCCAAGGACTCGATACTCTGCGAGACTCGAGACACCCTCAGTGCGCTCCTTCTTCGCGCGTCTGTTGCGCTTTTATCGCCCTGCGCGCGGTGCGCTCGCTGCGCTGCACGCGCAAATACGCGCCCCACGCCAATCACACTTGAGCATTTATTACATAGAGTTTTGGTTTGTCCTCCCCAGTAAGACAGGTCAGCACACTAGAACCAAAACTTTGCCCGATACAACAAATAGTTGTTTTCCATTCCTGCCAGGGGCGTCAAAGaggaggggtggggtggggggggggcttaacATCTATAAAGGCAACGTGaccattacaataataaatgaaatatatattacCAATATTGAAATACTATTTTCGGCATAAACGTTTTTGTTGAACACTTCAGCCTACTatggttttatattttaatgttattcaTTATGGTGCCACTTGGAGAGCTAAGCATTTTTTGAGGCAGcattttgtgtaaaaataataattattattattatatactgcaACACTGGTGAAACTAAAATCCATGATAGTAGAAACAGGTCATATGTGACCCGGAACAGCCTCAGTGTACACAACATTTTATGTCCCCTCTACAAATGAATGACATTGAAATCTTTTTGGTTTATGTATTTGGGTCACATTAGGAAAAAGTCATCCAATTTGTGAACAGTAATCGAGTGCGAAGGGTCAACATTTCTTGTAATCGTATTCTGCGGTATTTCACACAAATAGCGACATTTCTCAGTATTCGCACTGTAaaattgaaaatacaatttGGGTTTTCCCttcatcacaatttttggtatCGTGAACATATTTTGGGCCATGTGACAGTTTGACAGCTGACACTGCTCATCTTTGAGTTCACAGCTTCCGGAGGTGTTGCTTCCTTCCCGTAATTAAAAGCGCGTCGGGCCGGACATCGGATCGTTGCGATGGGCACGGCTTTGAGCTGCGTGGACGAAGATGAACAACATAATGTCTAT
The genomic region above belongs to Phycodurus eques isolate BA_2022a chromosome 21, UOR_Pequ_1.1, whole genome shotgun sequence and contains:
- the tmtopsb gene encoding teleost multiple tissue opsin b, yielding MIDSSNVSLSCAQCPAAAAAAVTAEVSGSPPPPSPSPSLSPTGHALVAACLGLIGTLGFVCNSAVLAVFLRYRALRTPINLLLVSISVSDLLVSVLGTPFSFAASVRGRWLIGRAGCVWYGFVNACLGIVSLISLAVLSYERYCTMTVANVADGRDFRPALGGICFSWFYSVAWTVPPLLGWSRYGPEGPGTTCSVDWRSRTANNVSYVLCLFAFCLVLPFGVIVFSYGKLLLAIRQVRSGSSVVTRRREQRVLVMVLTMVVCYLVCWLPYGAVALMATLGPGDPLGPEAGVLPSLLAKSSTVVNPFIYIFMNKQFYRCFRAFFRCSDVDRGSTLKTFSGATKTLRSVRPELHERPVSAASSCSGRAAPPPSPTSRPKPKVTLVAHYRKRGLF